In Plectropomus leopardus isolate mb chromosome 17, YSFRI_Pleo_2.0, whole genome shotgun sequence, the DNA window TGCACTAATTAAGCCAAATGATGCTTGAATTTGCTTCGCTTGCTCCTGCGCACAACGATTCTCCCCTCCCAAATCGGTAGCAGAGAGTAAGATGATAGAAGGTTGTAGCAAGGTGATTGGGATGTGGTTTTGTGGAGATGCCAGGCAGCGCCTTAGGATGATTTTTCCTCCTACTAAATCACCAAGGAACTATTGTGAAATTTTCACAGCTTGTTCTGGGAAATCTAATCATGGCACTTTCACACAGTGCTCAACTTCACAAACAAACCTGTCTCCCTCCTCAGACATCCTTTCCGCAGTGACTCTCTTAAAAGTTTGATATCATTAGTTTCGGTGTCTCTGGCCGCAGGCGAGAAGGTAGGCCTCTGGATGGACAGGCAGGAATATTCTGACACCTATCTGTGGAAAAAGAGGATAGCCGTATTAGACTGAATCGGGTGAGCTGACAAAAGATAGCCCCAGGAAATGTTTCTCAAAGTCTTTCCTGTCACATGTCTACATGTCAACAGATTATGCTATATGCTCTCAGAGCTTGTCTAGGGTTGGGGAAAAGGATCTCTGCTATCACACCTGTCAACTATTACCTTTAAGAGCATATCAAATATAATGGAAGATATAGCCTGCAGCCTAGATTTAAATTTGGGGAGTTTAGCATCAATTGAGTAACATGAACGAAAGGTTGACTTGAATACAATGGGGTTAGCCACCACAGCTGAATTCAGTGTCTACATGTAATTCAGTGCTAACATTTGGTGTCCTGTTTCCCCTTTGATTTGAAGTTAAAGACGATTGATAAACTTAAATAGTAATGGAACCTGTATACAGTTTCTTACCAGTACTGAGCGGTACTGACACTTGGTGTTTCTTCAGCATTTTGTGCAAGCCAAAGATCGTTTATTGTGAAACTATAGATATATCACACgcttgtaataaaaaaatatataaataaaaaaaaaaaaaaaaaacgctgtgGGGATTGTATGAACGACAGCTAATAATCCGTGTaactcaaaaaataaacacaatataatTAATTTGCTTATTATTTTAGCTAAATCTTACATTTATAaaagatatgttttaaaaagttacctCCATATaccacttttaaaaatcagatcTAGATATATATCTAGTAacatatactgtgtatatatatatatatatatatatatataaattaagcAAAAACAATTAATTCATGCAGATCTTGTAACTTTATGCTATAATTAACTAGATAAAGCCCCGTGTGTACATACTTGTGTCTttcatctattttattttatttttttagtctgtCTTAATTTAATTAGGTaaaattctgtgtgtgttcatacctGACCACTGAATGTACTGTTTTCAAAACTGTttacaaaaagttgttttgtgtttttttttaaaatccgcATAACTTTTTTTAcctcacaaaaatgtcagagaaatAAGTGCTGCCGAAGCAGTGCAGCGCAgtctttcattttcagtgtcCAAAAGTCGAGGCAGAGTGAGCACTCTtctatttttccctctttttcggGTGACGCGACAGAACTTCCGCTTTCCTATTTCCGTACACAAACGCTCTGCTGATGACGTGTACACTCCACTACCGTCGGCTAGCTAGCTGCTAGCTTAGCCACCTGTCAGAATAACGGTGACTTAAATAAAGTAACGTTACAGCGCACAGTGAAACACAGGTTTTCAAGAGATCACGGAAGATGGAGACGCTTTACcatcaaacaaacaagtaagTGTGTTTGTAGTCTGTGGAAATTGTTCACACTCTCAGCTAATAGCTTACAAGCTACTTCCCAGTGATTTAACTGCAGACGTAGTTAACTGTAGCAAAATAACAGAATCGTGGTGGTGTTATTGGACACTGAAACCCTCACACAGCTATTATTCTGGCATCATGTCCCACATCTGGTACGCACATACTGGTGCGTCTAAcgttgcattttattttggatcAGGCAAATCCAGGAGGTCCAGTCTTTGATGGGAAATCTAGAAAAGACGGATCGTCAGTCAGTACACTGTGAGTACAAAGCTGCATGATTTAAGCTTATACACATTCCGTGTATGACTGTTGTTATGGTACTGTCATCACCCCTCTTTTACAGCAAAACCGacatataaaaatacagatgtttcATCTCCCCCCTCCCTCACATCAGGTTTCCCAACTATAACCCCATGCTACTAGTACAAATATGCGCACGCAGATGTCCAGTCCAGTAGGACCTACTCCTGGGTATaaggaaagcaaaaacaattgcatctttttttgctatttgttAGCCATATGTCATCACCCCAAAGATGGCTGTCTCCATCGATGGCACCACTTCTCCACGTTCCTCTGAACCGTGTCTTAAATTTCTATTCAGAGACTCCTTATTATGGCTGCGTCCCTGATATAATGACAGGAGGGGAGGTGGTGTCTCCCTGGTTGATTGTTTTGGTGGTTGGTGCCTGCACAATCAGTTCTGGGCCAGGCTGGTGCCAGGACAGGAAGACGTGGGGGTGGGTGCAGTGACAGAAGCTCAAAGGGCAGCAGATAACACCccccagatttttttccctgattttttCCCACATTATTCCAAGATTATAatctcatttatttaaaaaagtgaatgaatTACTTCTTCAAAAATAATACCTTCAAACAAATGTATAACATCCAAAGGAGCATTTTTACCTTATCATTTGGAAAGGCTCCAAAAgggaaatgtgatgttttcctTCCTGCTATTATACCAGATGAATTGTGAATTGTTtctgtaatgtttttctttttctcctggTTCAAGTGTTAGAGAATGAGCTACAAGCAAGAATCGACCAGATCTTCAATCAATTAGAACGCCTTGAGATCCTGGCCAGCAAGGAGCCACCAAATCGCCGCCAGAATGCCAAATTGTGAGTAAATTGATGATGACCCTAAAGCTCCAGAGCTGGCCAGGGTGAGCTGCATATCTCATAAATGCACAGGACAGCGTGTGGAAGATGAGACAGGCAGTCCTGTCCTGCCCTGTGGCGACTTGGCTCTATGAAAACATTTCCTCAGAAGCCCCGTCATCACCAGCATTCCTGCTGCATTGGGCGAAGACTCATTTCAGAGCTGGGTAAACAGGCCTTAGGGGACACAGTCCACCCCATCCCACATCACTCCTCTGATCTTAGTTGAGCTCTAGTGGGGTCTGAGTGAAGCTGAGAAGAGGGGGAGACTGTGAGGGACTCTTCATTCCAACTGCATGAGATTtgaaggaaaagaaatgttCTCACCAgtcaaaacaaatatgaataGTTAGAATTACATAGCAGATTTTGTGCAATGATCCGTTGTCATGAAATATATCAAGAAGGTGCACTTTTGTCCACTTGAATcaatatttttactgtattctTTACTTACCTTCAGGCGAGTGGACCAGCTTAAGTATGATGTCCAACACCTTCGGACCGCCTTGCAAAACTTCCAGCACCGTCGCTACACCAGAGAGgcccaggagagagagagggaggagctCATGAGCCGTACCTTCACGACCAACGTAAGTCTTTAGTACCTTAAAACAGGGTGAAAAGCTGATAATAATATTGTTGCTATCAAGCTCTGGTTGGGCTGAGTAAAGCTGGCAATCATTTTATCAGGCTCTGTGTCTTCTGATAAAAAGAGGGTTGGTATAACTGTGATAGGGCTTCATGAACTTTGACTCTTTGTGTGGTTGACACTTCTTCAGTGTAACATACAAATGCCTCAAGCTGAATAAAAAGTTTGTTCTTGTTCAATAGGACGCAGATACCTCCATCCCCATAGATGAGACCCTACAGTTAAACTCCAACTTGCACAATGCACACAGAGGCATGGACGACCTCCTGggcagcggcagcagcatcCTCAACGGTCTCAGAGATCAAAGATCTACATTAAAGGTGCGTGCATGTAGTTTAACACAAGAACTAGAGAAAAGAATATCCATTTGTAGTAGGACAGAGGACCTTCAGCAAGGAACCGGTATAGAACTGCACTCAGTGAAACGAGACGTTTAAACATCTGATCaagacgtcccaaaaacagtttcacTGCTGAAGTTGTGCCAACGTCCAGGACGTTATCCGGCCAGGAGTTCAACATCCTTCCAACGTCAATTTATGACgttaatacaaaaaataacaagccAGCATTGACTCAGACATGACTCAAACTCTGGTCTCTGAGGTAAAAATCCTTTGCTTGACTGATTCATCCACAATTTCCTGACTACGTGGACTTTGTCACCCTTTACACTATGTCACCTGACTTTCTGACAGAAAGTTGTACCGTAAGCACCGTACCGTAACCACTGTACCGTAAGCAGCCCCCCACACAACGAGCAGCAtcggaaaaacactgatttttaatgtgaaactacGCACATAtgttgtttaaactgttttaatcacctgatccgtttgctttggagaggaagagacctctgcgaaTTATCCACCTTTCGGTAAATACCTCCTGAACgataaacactgaaagaattcTAACCGGGAGTCGATGTTTGGCGTgcaggagaagtttcagatggttgcaatctgcagtcctcactcgATGCCACTAAATCACCCACTGCTCATTTAAAACAATGAGACAGGAACATCATTAACGTGTagatttgctttgtttttttttatattaaaaactgGTGAATAATATTAGTTTTTGTACGCAGAGAGGATGTCAGTGTGGTCGTCTGATCACAACCAAACAATCAAATCGCCAGTGAAATGTTGaattaacaaaacaagaacCCCAAAGatgcatttgattttttcaacGTAACAATGTGATCaatattttctggtttgtaAGGATGGTCACCATTTGGCCTCATAGACACGTTGCAATATGTGGCGTCCAACTGGAACCATTTTTGGCCAGGGATACAACGCCACTATGCGACTAACGTTTGCTTGATGTGTTTCCTGGATAGGTAACAGGTTAAACTGTATGTTCGCTGACCCATTTTCTGGCGTCGACATTGATCACAATAGTCTTATTGTTCGTGTGCGTTTGCTCAGCTTGAGCGtgagtcctttttttctgcGGAGGACATGGTCTTCCTGGTTTCGCTTCAGGCCTCCTCTTATCAGGGTGTGTCTGTTGATCAGCACTCAAAGCCCGGTTGTCTAGCCGTGATCTGACAGAGTGGCGCGTCAGGGAGGGCGTTGGCACGCAATGTCTCTCAAAATCAGACGAATTAGTGTTGATGATTACAATGTGTCATGTATTGCTGGGAGTTTCCAAAACATTTCGTGTACTCATGGTCGTCACAGCCAAATCTGGCACATGACCATTACTGCTT includes these proteins:
- the gosr2 gene encoding Golgi SNAP receptor complex member 2 — protein: METLYHQTNKQIQEVQSLMGNLEKTDRQSVHLLENELQARIDQIFNQLERLEILASKEPPNRRQNAKLRVDQLKYDVQHLRTALQNFQHRRYTREAQEREREELMSRTFTTNDADTSIPIDETLQLNSNLHNAHRGMDDLLGSGSSILNGLRDQRSTLKGTHKKMLDVANMLGLSNTVMRLIERRATQDKFIMIGGMLVTCIFMFLVIRYLG